A genomic region of Streptomyces rimosus contains the following coding sequences:
- a CDS encoding DUF4386 domain-containing protein, translating to MEASEPTNRDLRRAALVAGIGILAMAALATFANFTVVENLVTEGDVERTARDIRASEVTFRYGVAAWALVAVLDVIVAWSLLAFFAPVHKGLSALAAWFRLAYAAVLMVAVSQLAGVPSLVRGSMRPGASSAGRSHEEALMKIDAFHDIWDAGLILFAFHLLTLGYLAYESGYVPKVLGPLLVIAGLGYLVDSFGPLLSAGYAAEVALFAFVGEFLLMVWLLVKGRNVTLKEPRA from the coding sequence ATGGAGGCTTCGGAGCCGACGAACCGAGACCTACGCAGGGCGGCCCTGGTCGCGGGCATCGGAATTCTGGCGATGGCAGCCCTCGCCACCTTCGCGAATTTTACCGTAGTGGAGAACCTTGTCACTGAAGGTGATGTCGAACGGACAGCACGCGATATACGCGCTTCCGAGGTGACGTTCCGTTACGGCGTCGCCGCCTGGGCGTTGGTGGCCGTTCTCGATGTCATCGTGGCCTGGTCGCTGCTGGCCTTCTTCGCACCAGTACACAAGGGGCTCTCCGCTCTTGCGGCGTGGTTCAGGCTCGCGTACGCAGCGGTGCTCATGGTCGCCGTGAGTCAGCTGGCCGGAGTGCCTTCGCTTGTCCGGGGGAGCATGCGGCCTGGGGCGTCAAGCGCAGGCCGGTCGCATGAAGAAGCGCTGATGAAGATCGACGCCTTCCACGACATCTGGGACGCCGGTCTCATTCTCTTCGCCTTCCACCTGCTGACACTCGGGTACCTTGCTTACGAGTCAGGCTATGTCCCCAAGGTTCTGGGACCCCTGCTCGTGATCGCAGGACTCGGCTACCTGGTGGACAGCTTCGGCCCCCTGCTGTCTGCCGGCTATGCGGCCGAGGTTGCCCTGTTCGCCTTTGTCGGCGAGTTCCTGCTGATGGTGTGGCTCCTGGTCAAAGGCAGGAACGTCACTTTGAAGGAACCCCGGGCCTGA